One Alicyclobacillus acidoterrestris DNA window includes the following coding sequences:
- a CDS encoding antibiotic biosynthesis monooxygenase family protein, with translation MATIARTPTPPYYAVIFTSERSDVSDGYADMAKDMMELVQGQPGFLGVESAPGITISYWRDLASIRQWKENERHQLAQANGKAVWYDAYQTRICKVERDYGFHRET, from the coding sequence ATGGCAACCATCGCAAGAACACCAACGCCACCCTACTATGCAGTCATTTTTACGTCAGAGCGGTCCGACGTGAGTGACGGTTATGCGGATATGGCGAAAGACATGATGGAACTTGTGCAAGGGCAACCTGGTTTCCTCGGCGTGGAGAGTGCTCCGGGCATTACCATATCGTACTGGCGGGACTTAGCGTCCATCCGCCAATGGAAGGAGAACGAGCGTCATCAGCTCGCTCAAGCAAATGGCAAGGCGGTCTGGTACGATGCGTATCAAACGAGAATCTGCAAAGTAGAACGCGATTATGGGTTTCATCGCGAGACCTAA
- a CDS encoding CBO0543 family protein, with amino-acid sequence MAYYLSMLIWMIAAWKWVDWRQWRKYQATILYFLLGDIAYCYITRDYPLWRHVPVPTFTSETGAELAPLVVYASTLLIYLTRFPRGRWKAVAWTALFVGMYVVAETVLHYIGVMQYDHGWRWLYSVLFSAMMIPMMRLHSQHPLICYLLSAPIPVFLIIVFKVPM; translated from the coding sequence ATGGCCTATTATCTGTCGATGTTGATTTGGATGATAGCTGCCTGGAAGTGGGTGGATTGGCGGCAGTGGAGAAAATATCAAGCCACTATTCTGTATTTTTTATTGGGAGATATCGCATATTGCTACATTACCAGGGACTATCCCCTTTGGCGGCATGTGCCGGTGCCGACGTTTACAAGTGAAACGGGTGCCGAGTTGGCTCCGCTTGTCGTATATGCGTCGACATTGCTGATTTACCTCACGCGGTTTCCGCGCGGGCGATGGAAGGCGGTTGCATGGACGGCGCTGTTTGTCGGGATGTATGTCGTTGCTGAGACTGTGCTCCATTACATCGGTGTGATGCAATACGATCACGGCTGGCGGTGGTTGTACTCCGTACTATTCAGTGCCATGATGATTCCGATGATGCGGTTACATTCGCAGCATCCGCTTATCTGCTATCTGCTGTCGGCCCCTATACCGGTGTTTCTCATCATCGTTTTTAAGGTGCCGATGTAG
- a CDS encoding NUDIX hydrolase, which produces MTEWIDIYSEDFQHIGTATREEVHAKGYWHKTFHCWIVMQQEGVPYIVLQKRHPNKDTNPNKLDVSCAGHLSAGEQVSDGIRELREELGIDVPFTALSPLGIVHVAAQTENIRDFEACHIFMHVTPHALSDLHPQTDEISALYLAQLTDAIQLFRGEQPSIRLHGYTVIDSAKRTPSEIEARLEDFVAHTTAYYTDTLKAIQTQLCP; this is translated from the coding sequence ATGACCGAGTGGATTGATATTTATAGCGAGGATTTTCAGCATATTGGCACTGCCACACGCGAAGAAGTTCATGCCAAGGGATACTGGCACAAGACATTTCATTGTTGGATCGTCATGCAACAAGAGGGTGTCCCGTACATCGTCTTACAAAAACGTCACCCCAATAAGGACACAAATCCGAACAAGCTCGACGTCAGTTGTGCGGGCCACCTGTCAGCAGGCGAACAAGTATCCGATGGCATCCGCGAACTCCGCGAGGAACTCGGTATCGACGTGCCATTTACGGCTCTGTCCCCACTCGGCATCGTCCATGTCGCAGCCCAAACGGAGAACATCCGCGACTTTGAAGCCTGCCACATTTTCATGCACGTCACGCCGCACGCCCTCTCCGATCTCCACCCACAAACCGACGAAATCTCCGCCCTCTACCTCGCACAACTCACGGATGCGATTCAACTCTTCCGTGGCGAACAGCCGTCCATCCGCCTACATGGGTACACCGTGATCGACTCTGCCAAACGAACACCGTCGGAAATCGAAGCCCGACTCGAGGACTTCGTCGCGCACACGACAGCGTATTACACCGACACGCTTAAAGCCATCCAAACGCAATTGTGTCCGTAA
- the guaB gene encoding IMP dehydrogenase: MEGLTFDDVLLLPAHSQVLPRDVDVSTKLTTDIRLNIPVISAAMDTVTNATMAIAMAREGGIGIIHKNMSIEEQAEEVDRVKRSESGVITNPIFLSPEHPIRDAEELMAKYRISGVPIVQKGTQRLVGIITNRDLRFERDYDRPIGEVMTQGNLVTAPVGTTLQEAKELLQKNKIEKLPLVDGDGNLRGLITIKDIENARRFPNSAKDAQGRLLVGGAVTVSGDFFDRIEALVASQIDVLVIDTAHGHSEGVLQGVREARKKYKDLQIIAGNVATAEGTQALIDAGVNAVKVGIGPGSICTTRVVAGVGVPQISAIYNSATVARKAGIPVIADGGIKYSGDIVKAISAGASSVMIGSLLAGTTESPGEIEIYQGRQFKVYRGMGSIGAMKAGSGDRYFQGGERGEVQAKKLVPEGIEGRVAYRGPVSEILYQMVGGLRAGMGYAGAETIEKLQNESQMVRITSAGLRESHPHDVQITKEAPNYSI, encoded by the coding sequence ATGGAAGGTCTTACGTTTGACGACGTACTTCTGTTGCCCGCTCATTCACAAGTCCTGCCTCGCGATGTTGACGTCAGCACAAAACTCACGACCGATATTCGACTCAACATCCCCGTTATCAGTGCGGCAATGGATACAGTGACCAACGCGACGATGGCTATCGCGATGGCGCGTGAAGGCGGCATTGGCATCATTCATAAAAATATGAGCATCGAGGAGCAAGCGGAAGAAGTCGACAGAGTGAAGCGTTCGGAGAGTGGGGTCATTACGAATCCCATTTTTTTATCGCCTGAACACCCGATTCGCGATGCCGAGGAACTGATGGCGAAGTACCGTATCTCCGGTGTGCCGATTGTCCAAAAAGGCACGCAGCGCCTGGTCGGTATCATCACCAACCGCGACTTGCGGTTTGAACGAGACTACGACCGTCCGATTGGCGAAGTCATGACACAGGGCAATTTGGTTACCGCACCTGTCGGCACCACGCTTCAGGAAGCGAAGGAACTCCTCCAGAAGAACAAGATTGAGAAACTCCCACTCGTCGACGGCGACGGCAACCTGCGCGGACTGATTACCATCAAGGATATTGAAAATGCCCGCCGCTTCCCGAATTCGGCGAAAGACGCACAAGGTCGTCTGCTCGTCGGGGGCGCCGTGACGGTGTCGGGTGACTTTTTTGACAGAATTGAGGCCCTCGTCGCTTCGCAGATTGACGTGTTGGTTATCGACACGGCGCATGGCCATTCGGAAGGCGTGCTGCAGGGGGTTCGCGAGGCGCGCAAGAAGTACAAAGACCTGCAAATCATCGCGGGGAACGTGGCTACGGCAGAAGGGACACAGGCGCTCATCGACGCGGGTGTCAATGCGGTGAAGGTCGGTATCGGACCGGGATCCATCTGTACCACACGCGTCGTCGCAGGCGTCGGCGTACCGCAGATTTCGGCTATCTACAACAGTGCCACGGTGGCGCGTAAAGCTGGTATTCCAGTGATCGCAGACGGTGGCATCAAGTACTCCGGCGACATCGTGAAGGCCATCTCGGCCGGGGCGAGCTCGGTGATGATCGGTAGCTTGCTGGCGGGGACGACGGAGAGTCCGGGCGAGATCGAAATCTATCAAGGTCGGCAGTTCAAGGTGTATCGCGGCATGGGCTCCATCGGCGCGATGAAGGCTGGTAGTGGGGATAGGTACTTCCAGGGCGGCGAGCGCGGGGAAGTACAGGCGAAGAAGTTGGTGCCGGAAGGCATTGAGGGCCGCGTCGCATACCGTGGGCCGGTCAGCGAGATTCTATACCAGATGGTCGGCGGCTTGCGCGCAGGCATGGGCTACGCAGGCGCAGAGACGATTGAGAAGCTGCAGAATGAGAGCCAAATGGTTCGCATTACTTCGGCAGGCTTGCGTGAAAGCCATCCGCACGACGTGCAGATTACCAAGGAAGCGCCGAATTACTCTATCTAA
- the pdxS gene encoding pyridoxal 5'-phosphate synthase lyase subunit PdxS: MAKTGTDLVKRGMAEMQKGGVIMDVINAEQAKIAEAAGAVAVMALERVPSDIRKAGGVARMADPTVIEEVMKAVSIPVMAKCRIGHIVEARILEAMGVDYIDESEVLTPADDKFHVDKSKFTVPFVCGAKDLGEAVRRIAEGASMIRTKGEPGTGNIIEAVKHQRMMQMQIRHIQSLSEDELYAEAKNLGAPLHILREIHETGKLPVVNFAAGGVATPADAALMMELGSDGVFVGSGIFKSENPEKFARAIVQATTHYQDYELIGELSKNLGTAMTGIDLNTLRPEERMASRGW; the protein is encoded by the coding sequence GTGGCGAAGACAGGTACTGATCTCGTCAAGCGCGGCATGGCTGAGATGCAAAAGGGCGGCGTCATCATGGACGTCATCAATGCCGAACAGGCGAAAATTGCGGAAGCGGCTGGTGCCGTTGCGGTCATGGCGCTAGAGCGCGTTCCGTCGGATATCCGCAAAGCCGGTGGTGTGGCGCGGATGGCGGATCCGACTGTGATTGAAGAAGTCATGAAGGCTGTGTCCATCCCTGTGATGGCAAAATGCCGCATTGGTCATATTGTCGAGGCGCGCATCCTCGAAGCGATGGGCGTCGATTACATCGACGAGAGCGAAGTGCTGACACCTGCGGACGACAAGTTCCACGTGGACAAGTCCAAGTTCACTGTGCCGTTTGTCTGTGGCGCCAAGGATCTGGGTGAAGCGGTTCGCCGTATCGCCGAGGGCGCGTCGATGATTCGCACGAAGGGCGAACCGGGTACGGGCAACATCATCGAAGCGGTGAAGCACCAACGCATGATGCAAATGCAAATTCGCCACATCCAGAGCTTGTCGGAGGACGAGTTGTACGCAGAGGCGAAGAACCTCGGCGCACCGCTCCATATCCTTCGCGAGATTCACGAGACCGGCAAGTTGCCTGTCGTGAACTTTGCAGCTGGTGGCGTTGCGACGCCGGCCGATGCGGCGCTGATGATGGAACTGGGTTCTGACGGGGTGTTCGTCGGTTCGGGTATCTTCAAGTCGGAGAACCCGGAGAAGTTTGCCCGCGCTATCGTGCAGGCGACGACGCACTACCAGGATTACGAGCTCATCGGCGAACTGTCGAAGAACCTCGGCACGGCGATGACTGGTATTGATCTTAACACCCTCCGCCCAGAGGAGAGAATGGCTTCACGCGGCTGGTAA
- the pdxT gene encoding pyridoxal 5'-phosphate synthase glutaminase subunit PdxT, protein MKVGVIAVQGAFREHIRVLRELGADAVEVRRANELDGAEAVVIPGGESTAIGKLMREYDLLQPVRDLASAGKPIFGTCAGMIVLANRIVGEETNHLGLMDVEVNRNSFGRQKDSFEADLDVPVLGPEPYPAVFIRAPHIQSVGERVEVLATYQDRIVAVQQDNLLATSFHPELTGDLRLHAYFLGLAKRS, encoded by the coding sequence ATGAAAGTTGGCGTAATCGCGGTTCAAGGTGCATTTCGCGAGCACATTCGGGTGCTTCGCGAGCTTGGCGCAGACGCCGTCGAGGTGCGCCGCGCAAACGAATTGGACGGCGCCGAAGCTGTGGTCATTCCCGGTGGGGAGAGCACGGCGATTGGCAAACTGATGCGCGAGTACGACTTGCTGCAACCCGTTCGCGATTTGGCGAGTGCAGGTAAGCCGATATTTGGTACGTGTGCGGGGATGATTGTGCTCGCGAACCGCATTGTCGGGGAGGAGACCAACCATCTCGGCTTGATGGACGTGGAAGTGAACCGAAACTCCTTCGGCCGCCAAAAGGATAGCTTCGAAGCCGATCTCGACGTCCCCGTCCTCGGCCCAGAACCGTATCCGGCTGTCTTCATCCGCGCGCCGCACATTCAGTCTGTCGGCGAGCGCGTGGAGGTGCTGGCCACATATCAAGACCGCATTGTGGCTGTGCAACAAGACAATCTCTTGGCGACGTCCTTCCACCCAGAACTCACGGGCGACTTGCGTCTGCACGCGTATTTCTTGGGTTTAGCAAAGCGATCGTAA
- the serS gene encoding serine--tRNA ligase → MLDIRAIRQQPDEFKRKLGRKKVDPAVIDELLAADEAWRANLTETERLKNLRNTTSEAIARKKKNGEDATDDIAQMKEVGNRIKELDDIIRQQDERIREILLSLPNVPHDSVPEGASEDDNPVIRTWGELPKFDFEPKPHWEVAENLGILDIERAVKITGSRFVLYKGLGARLERALAAFMLDLHTDKHGYTEMFPAFIANEESLVGTGNLPKFGDEMFKLEGLPYYLIPTAEVPLTNYYRDEILSADQLPTKFAGYSSCFRSEAGSAGKDTRGLIRLHQFQKVELVLLVHPDKSYEMLEQLTRDCADVLEALELPYRQIEICTGDLGSKDAKKYDLEVWIPASNTYREISSCTNFEEFQARRANLRFRPDESSKPEFVHTLNGSGLAVGRTVAAILENNQQADGSVRIPKALVPYMGGIEVISAAASVKA, encoded by the coding sequence ATGTTAGATATTCGAGCCATCAGGCAACAGCCGGACGAGTTCAAGCGAAAGCTCGGCCGTAAGAAGGTCGATCCGGCCGTGATTGACGAACTCTTGGCCGCCGATGAGGCGTGGCGCGCCAACCTGACGGAGACCGAGCGCCTGAAAAATCTGCGCAATACCACATCGGAGGCGATTGCGCGCAAGAAGAAGAACGGCGAGGACGCGACCGACGACATCGCGCAGATGAAAGAAGTCGGCAACCGCATCAAGGAGCTGGACGACATCATCCGCCAGCAAGACGAGCGGATTCGCGAGATTCTGCTCAGCCTCCCGAACGTGCCGCACGACTCCGTGCCAGAGGGGGCGTCCGAGGACGACAACCCCGTCATCCGCACATGGGGCGAATTGCCGAAGTTCGATTTTGAGCCAAAGCCGCACTGGGAAGTCGCCGAAAACCTCGGCATCCTCGATATCGAGCGGGCGGTGAAAATCACCGGATCGCGCTTTGTCCTATACAAAGGCCTCGGCGCCCGTTTGGAGCGCGCATTGGCGGCATTTATGCTCGATTTGCACACGGACAAGCACGGGTATACCGAGATGTTCCCGGCGTTCATCGCGAACGAGGAGAGCCTCGTGGGCACGGGCAACCTGCCGAAGTTCGGCGACGAGATGTTCAAGCTCGAAGGGCTGCCGTACTATCTCATCCCAACCGCGGAGGTCCCGCTGACCAACTACTATCGCGACGAGATTCTCAGCGCCGACCAGCTCCCGACCAAGTTCGCGGGCTACAGCTCCTGTTTTAGATCGGAAGCGGGATCAGCTGGCAAAGACACCCGCGGCCTCATCCGCCTGCACCAGTTCCAGAAGGTCGAACTCGTGTTGCTCGTCCACCCGGACAAGTCCTACGAGATGCTCGAACAGTTGACACGAGACTGCGCAGACGTCCTCGAGGCACTCGAATTGCCGTACCGGCAAATCGAAATCTGCACGGGCGATCTCGGCTCCAAAGACGCGAAGAAGTACGACCTGGAGGTCTGGATTCCAGCGTCCAACACGTACCGCGAGATTAGCTCCTGCACCAACTTCGAGGAGTTCCAAGCGCGCCGCGCCAATCTGCGCTTCCGCCCGGACGAGTCATCAAAGCCCGAGTTTGTGCATACGCTCAATGGGTCAGGACTGGCGGTGGGCCGGACCGTCGCCGCTATCCTCGAAAACAACCAGCAAGCTGACGGATCCGTCCGCATCCCAAAAGCCCTCGTCCCATACATGGGCGGCATCGAGGTCATTTCAGCGGCCGCATCCGTGAAGGCGTAA
- a CDS encoding site-specific integrase, whose product MAAGHVRKRGNKWAAVVFLGLDGRGKRKYKWYSGFDTKKAAQAELNRILHEMNEGTYVVPVKSTMESYMLRWLEHVRDRVRPGTYRQYEWLTMQHIIPHIGRIAPDKLQAEQVQRLYDGLLHGDKPLSARSVLHLHRVLHQAMGRAVKWGIVARNVCEAVEPPRPKKVAIEFWEEAELTEFLRAATSSQHYIAFLLLASTGMRVGEVLGLRWDRVDLDKGVISVEVSYSYTGSGYELEAPKTEAGRRSVDISDGVVAALRAHKSKQAKLRLKLGEKWEDNNLVVATGTGRFVLGHNLRKSFNVVVERAGLKRIPMYNLRHTHATIMLRRGVHPKIVQERLGHSDISVTLNTYSQVIPGLQAAAANSLDDLFSSIQTPISKA is encoded by the coding sequence ATGGCAGCGGGACACGTTCGTAAAAGAGGCAATAAATGGGCCGCAGTCGTCTTCCTGGGCCTCGATGGGCGCGGAAAGCGCAAGTACAAGTGGTATAGCGGATTCGATACGAAAAAGGCCGCACAGGCCGAATTAAACCGAATTCTGCATGAGATGAACGAAGGTACATATGTAGTGCCCGTGAAGTCTACGATGGAAAGCTACATGTTGCGCTGGCTAGAACATGTGCGCGACAGAGTTAGACCAGGCACATATCGACAATATGAGTGGCTGACTATGCAGCACATTATTCCGCACATAGGCCGGATTGCGCCGGACAAGCTTCAGGCTGAACAGGTTCAAAGATTATATGACGGACTTTTGCACGGGGATAAGCCCCTGTCAGCCCGTTCAGTTTTGCACCTTCACCGCGTTTTGCACCAAGCAATGGGTAGAGCAGTGAAATGGGGCATCGTCGCACGCAATGTTTGTGAGGCGGTTGAGCCACCGCGTCCCAAAAAAGTTGCCATCGAATTTTGGGAAGAGGCTGAGCTGACTGAGTTTTTACGAGCTGCCACCAGCTCACAGCACTATATTGCATTTCTACTTCTCGCATCGACCGGGATGCGAGTCGGCGAAGTGCTAGGACTACGATGGGATCGCGTTGACCTCGACAAAGGGGTTATAAGCGTTGAAGTGTCATATTCGTATACTGGCTCTGGTTACGAGTTAGAAGCGCCCAAAACAGAAGCCGGGCGCCGTAGCGTAGATATTTCTGACGGTGTTGTTGCTGCCCTTCGTGCCCATAAGTCTAAACAGGCAAAACTACGACTCAAGTTAGGGGAGAAGTGGGAAGATAATAACTTGGTTGTGGCTACAGGAACGGGACGCTTTGTACTGGGTCATAATCTACGCAAGTCATTCAATGTGGTAGTAGAGCGAGCCGGTTTGAAACGGATACCGATGTACAACCTACGCCACACGCATGCAACAATTATGCTGCGCCGTGGTGTCCATCCTAAGATTGTACAAGAGCGCCTTGGACACTCGGATATCAGCGTGACGCTGAATACGTACAGCCAAGTTATACCCGGATTACAGGCTGCGGCCGCAAATAGCTTAGACGACCTTTTCTCGTCAATTCAAACACCGATTTCAAAAGCGTGA
- a CDS encoding restriction endonuclease: MPFIAIPIFILLIGLFWKTFLPVALVLFIATSLFIGWFIYLGWKSKRRERQEEIRKIRNLMQSRIHEIDEMTGEQFEEFMYFFFRKSGWDVKRTPHSSDYGADLLVKSPQGKTICIQLKRYSKPVGVSAVQEVIAASKYYKTDDSMLITNSTLTRNAVRLAAESDVHVWDRERLISQLASENLKEMRETNGSGTRS, from the coding sequence ATGCCATTCATCGCTATACCGATTTTCATTTTACTGATCGGATTATTTTGGAAGACATTTTTACCAGTCGCTCTCGTTCTGTTCATTGCCACATCGCTATTCATCGGTTGGTTCATATATTTAGGATGGAAATCAAAGCGAAGAGAGCGTCAAGAAGAAATCAGGAAAATACGAAATTTAATGCAATCTAGAATTCATGAGATTGACGAAATGACTGGAGAACAATTCGAAGAGTTTATGTATTTCTTCTTTCGAAAAAGTGGATGGGATGTTAAACGTACACCTCATTCCAGTGATTATGGAGCTGATTTATTAGTGAAGTCTCCTCAAGGAAAAACGATATGTATCCAGCTCAAACGATATTCTAAACCTGTTGGTGTATCTGCAGTTCAAGAAGTCATTGCAGCATCAAAATATTATAAAACAGATGACTCAATGTTGATTACCAATAGTACGCTTACCAGAAATGCTGTAAGATTGGCGGCTGAATCCGACGTCCATGTTTGGGATAGAGAAAGGTTGATTTCTCAACTTGCATCGGAAAACTTAAAAGAAATGAGGGAAACAAATGGCAGCGGGACACGTTCGTAA
- a CDS encoding ImmA/IrrE family metallo-endopeptidase, producing the protein MQIQTEKSVEDWYNRIGVRAPVNLESICADMNVIIHRAPVPGVALCESKIIVLDSRLNSIQSREQLAHEMAHILLHCGGQWYQNRIYIQQQEWQARNLGLILLAPIHLLREEIGPGDSIYTLLPFLAEKFQISASSLKFRLNILAGALTLAM; encoded by the coding sequence ATGCAGATTCAAACAGAGAAGTCAGTTGAGGATTGGTACAATCGCATAGGCGTTCGAGCTCCAGTGAATTTGGAGTCCATTTGTGCTGATATGAATGTGATCATACATCGCGCCCCTGTTCCAGGCGTTGCTTTATGCGAATCGAAAATCATAGTACTGGACAGTCGGTTAAATTCTATCCAATCGCGCGAGCAGCTTGCTCATGAAATGGCTCATATTCTCTTGCATTGTGGCGGACAATGGTACCAAAACCGCATCTATATACAACAGCAAGAATGGCAAGCGCGCAACCTTGGTCTCATTCTTTTAGCGCCAATACACCTTTTAAGAGAAGAAATAGGGCCAGGAGACTCGATATATACGTTGCTACCTTTTCTAGCAGAAAAGTTTCAGATATCCGCCTCTTCTCTTAAATTTAGACTTAACATACTTGCTGGCGCACTGACGTTGGCGATGTAA
- a CDS encoding helix-turn-helix domain-containing protein, which translates to MNTFGERLRELRNKRGLSAKETGAIFGLAQSTISGYESGDRQPDFDTVLAIAKYFGVSTDYLLGNKREIESADLTPEEAELLEELKKEAAFYDFLDADEDKKREIIEGLKLIIRGGLYKRDK; encoded by the coding sequence TTGAATACGTTCGGAGAACGATTGCGCGAACTAAGGAATAAAAGGGGACTTTCAGCGAAGGAAACGGGAGCTATCTTTGGCCTTGCACAATCAACTATCTCAGGATATGAAAGCGGCGATCGACAACCAGACTTCGATACAGTATTGGCGATCGCAAAATATTTTGGAGTATCCACGGACTACCTACTGGGAAACAAGAGAGAAATTGAAAGTGCGGATTTAACTCCTGAAGAAGCAGAGTTATTAGAAGAACTTAAAAAGGAAGCCGCATTCTACGACTTTCTCGATGCTGATGAAGATAAGAAAAGAGAAATTATTGAGGGATTGAAACTAATAATCAGGGGCGGCCTATATAAACGGGACAAGTGA
- a CDS encoding helix-turn-helix transcriptional regulator: MVKSVRKSRIEIGLSVEEAAIKLGISVGYLSDIERAKRSVTAKRATEIASLYNSTVNELFIPVRYMSRYEEGESDARQGRLSCNP; encoded by the coding sequence TTGGTTAAATCGGTCAGAAAATCGCGAATTGAGATTGGTTTAAGTGTTGAGGAAGCAGCAATCAAGCTTGGTATATCTGTTGGGTACTTGTCTGATATTGAGCGAGCCAAGCGATCAGTTACCGCGAAACGCGCTACAGAAATTGCATCTTTGTACAATTCAACGGTTAACGAGCTGTTTATCCCTGTTCGCTATATGTCTCGTTATGAGGAGGGTGAATCAGATGCAAGACAGGGCAGATTATCCTGTAACCCTTAA
- a CDS encoding DnaD domain protein: MNYLLEIKAFYDWLETHELDSGCISLWHALMTVWNKTGWKNGFTVANTVLQSKAGLSLKMLIQKRKRLHEMGLVVYQERPGRQAPVYYMRSLTINLSVEIDSQSVSQVGSQDSLAPNLSVEIDSQSVSQVGSQDSLAPNLSVEIDSQSVSQVGSQDSLSPNLTVEIDSHLGSITKLNETKQNISNHHDHDHLRDMIISTLGKGSVNPGSVASLIALQESGTSDDMILWSLQRAAQANKHVGYAVGTIKRLRDQGIHTVAEAEAASSIQIDRPLTSNTVPTHNRDERYATFYALMGGKE, translated from the coding sequence GTGAACTACCTGCTTGAGATAAAGGCATTTTACGACTGGTTGGAAACCCATGAGCTGGATAGTGGATGCATATCACTTTGGCATGCATTAATGACCGTTTGGAATAAGACGGGCTGGAAAAATGGATTCACTGTAGCCAATACGGTGCTTCAGTCTAAGGCCGGACTTAGTCTGAAAATGCTCATTCAGAAGCGTAAAAGATTGCATGAAATGGGTTTAGTTGTTTATCAAGAAAGACCTGGTCGGCAGGCTCCCGTGTACTACATGAGGAGTTTGACTATCAACTTGAGTGTCGAAATCGACAGTCAATCGGTCAGTCAAGTGGGCAGTCAAGATAGTTTGGCTCCCAACTTGAGTGTCGAAATCGACAGTCAATCGGTCAGTCAAGTGGGCAGTCAAGATAGTTTGGCTCCCAACTTGAGTGTCGAAATCGACAGTCAATCGGTCAGTCAAGTGGGCAGTCAAGATAGTTTGAGTCCCAACTTGACTGTCGAAATCGACAGTCATTTGGGCAGTATTACTAAACTAAACGAAACTAAACAAAACATTAGTAATCATCATGATCATGATCACTTGCGAGACATGATTATTTCGACGCTAGGGAAGGGGAGTGTAAATCCAGGGTCGGTTGCATCGCTCATTGCTCTGCAAGAGAGTGGGACATCCGATGACATGATCCTCTGGTCACTCCAAAGAGCGGCACAAGCAAACAAGCATGTTGGATATGCAGTTGGAACTATCAAGCGACTTCGAGACCAGGGGATACATACGGTAGCTGAGGCAGAAGCAGCATCGAGCATCCAGATAGACCGTCCCCTGACATCCAATACGGTACCTACGCACAATCGAGATGAGAGGTACGCGACATTCTACGCACTGATGGGTGGGAAAGAGTGA
- a CDS encoding zinc ribbon domain-containing protein: MSVTEGLHFSASGRPAVQCPNCSRLHNVYRRGDHMTKPTLRFVCRNCKTSWPATEEQKAAIQAYYKEYAEKKAAGTNPQRGKGNVQVSTSTPPVEKTGSKDTSSKSVEKRSWIDQLLS; this comes from the coding sequence ATGAGTGTGACAGAGGGTTTACATTTCAGCGCGTCGGGACGGCCAGCGGTGCAGTGCCCGAACTGCAGTAGATTACACAACGTATATCGGCGTGGTGACCATATGACGAAGCCGACATTGCGCTTTGTTTGCCGGAACTGTAAGACATCATGGCCTGCTACGGAAGAGCAAAAAGCCGCGATTCAGGCTTACTACAAGGAGTATGCCGAGAAGAAGGCGGCTGGAACAAATCCGCAGCGTGGAAAAGGGAATGTGCAAGTATCTACGTCTACTCCACCTGTCGAAAAGACGGGTAGTAAGGATACATCCAGCAAGTCGGTGGAGAAGCGAAGCTGGATTGACCAGTTGCTGTCATGA
- a CDS encoding ATP-binding protein, translated as MEFRSNDRTAIFGGTGQGKSEIAKWIFQSMRNRKKIILNSKPDKGLLREYPNWQRKIDGELRDGVTHIARFYKRPTGFDKWDDILELWTQGNILFYFDELPNHADENRWSGHLEQIYQTGRTFGVGSITCAQRPVMVPNFTISEAQHIFIAYTQLESDRKKLEGATGVKWDILRHLPPYHFGYYSQRLGMTEPVILPPIPLS; from the coding sequence GTGGAATTTCGGTCGAATGACCGAACCGCCATTTTCGGAGGTACAGGACAAGGCAAAAGTGAAATTGCCAAGTGGATTTTCCAGAGTATGCGAAATCGTAAAAAAATCATCTTGAATAGCAAACCGGACAAAGGTTTGCTGCGTGAATATCCGAATTGGCAACGCAAAATTGATGGTGAGTTACGGGACGGTGTTACTCATATCGCACGGTTTTATAAGCGCCCAACTGGATTTGATAAGTGGGACGATATACTCGAGCTTTGGACACAAGGGAACATCCTGTTCTACTTCGACGAGTTGCCGAACCATGCGGATGAAAATCGTTGGAGCGGCCATTTGGAGCAAATTTATCAGACGGGCAGAACATTCGGCGTGGGGTCAATCACCTGCGCCCAGCGCCCTGTCATGGTGCCGAATTTCACGATATCAGAGGCCCAACACATTTTCATTGCTTATACCCAGCTGGAGAGCGATAGAAAGAAGCTGGAAGGTGCTACGGGGGTTAAATGGGATATCCTTCGCCACCTGCCTCCCTATCACTTTGGGTACTATTCGCAGCGTTTAGGTATGACGGAGCCAGTGATTTTACCGCCAATACCATTGAGTTAG